The window aaGTGACACTGCATGATGTATTTCTGGTGAACTCAATGTGATTGTTTGGTCTAAAACtgtgtttgattggcagcaTTACCACCAGTCTAAATGAACCAGTTTAATGAGCAACACACCAGACTTTATATAAACCACACCAAGCAGATTAGGTGTGAGAGCAAACTCTACCTGTCGCCACTCTGGACTCCCATGGGAATGCAGTAATTAAGCTCCAGTCTGGCAATGTTACCCAAACGCAGCACGACACCCAGTCCATAAGACCAGCGGATGCACTCTGCCAGTTTCTTCAAATGTGCTTGTGGCCCCTCCCCTGAGCAAAAGAACCAGGCAGAAAACAAGTTGACCCAATATCCAAAATCTGAACCACATTTAAGTCTGATAGAAAGTCTGACTGACCCAATCCCACTCAACTGAATTTGGACATACATTACATGTCAAGGTCtggtcaataaaacatgaaaatggaaGCAAATCCTTACCAAATgtttaaaatttgaattaaatCAGCAACTGAATaccaaaaatgtgaaattgaaTCACTACTGAATACTTAATGTTGAAATTCTCAATAGTCACTTTCAAATTGTGCATtttcaaaaactttatttacagaATATATTTCTTTTAGGGTTCTCAAATTCTAttcaaaaaaaaaggtacaagtTGCTCTATTTCAATAATAATCTAAAAatttaagtcaagtcaaaaaCTCTACACTCGGTCAAGTTAAGATACTAAAATTCAAGATGTAAAATTCAGATCTGAACAGAAGGGACACCAAGGAAATGCGATCAGGCCACAAGACCTTGCAGCTTATAGAAATAGAGCAACTTTTGAATATTAGGCGCGTGAATTTTCTATCTGAATTTGAGAactctaaaataaatatatactgaaAATTAAGTTTATGAAATTGCACAACTTGAAAGTGACTATTGAGAATTTCAGACCAAATTAATTGAGAAAGATgcttttcaaagtcaaatatttcagtgcaaTAAATTCTGTGGTATTTAAATCTCGACATTGAGTATTCAGTAGTGATTACATTTGAAATTTTGGTATCCAGTTGCCGatataatgtaaattattaTAGCATGATTTGCTTCCATAGATGAACTCTTGACTGTCATTACATGGCTACTTATTCTGTTTTCAACTACTCACCATAGTTGAGGTTACAAAGGTTCCCGGCATTGAGGAAGAAGTGTGTTCGGAAGAGGTCACCAAAGCCCCCCTTGCCTGGTCTGAAGGGTAGAGGAGTGTAGAGATGGAGGCCTCCAGCCCAGTAGGCCTCTCCTCCCAGGTAGTCACCTGCCATACCAGTAATCCCAGCACACAAGGTTTCAATTAACCATCAAACTCTTGTCTTGTTACCAAACGACTCAGTCAAGTTAATGTCTCACCTTCACTCTGTGGGcccatactgtacatactgaatCCTCTGATACTTGTGGGGCCGCCCAGGTAGAACCTAGAAGGtggacacaaaaacagaaaacatatagGTTGACAAAGTAGATAACTGATATTTGTATGGGTGTAGCTCGCAGCTCTAGACAGACAACTAGGCACCAACATTTGAGAGGCCATCTTGATCTAGTTGATAAAAGGTACACTGGATTTCTCTACCTGTCTGCTATGCTTGTTGGCTTCTCACCAATGGGCAGGAGCAAACCGCCCCACAGTGAGGCAGAAAGGACCTGGTAGAGACAGTCAAGAgattttactcaagtaaatcAAAATGTATGCAGTGCTAAAGAAGAAATACACCATGTTTTGGGGAAATTAGTTTGTTAGACAGTTGGTTTTCTTATCTTTCATAGGCTGGTTGCACAAAAACGTTCATTCTTTACATAGTCCTTAAATGATCTACATAAATAATCTTATACTTGTGCTTTGACAAAGTAAAACAGTTTGCTGTGTTCAGTGACTTTCAATGATATAATTGTCTAAAttgctaaaatgtaaaatgcataaTCTCACCGAGTCCCAGAAGAGTGTTTTGTTCAACTGGATCTCAAAGTCCTCCTTCAGGAAACTGGCATCTCCACCAGTGTAACCAGCAAGCTCCTACACAACCACAACACAAACCATTAACCAGGTCCACAAGATCAgtcatattatcttcaaatgGCTTATGAGGCTAAGTGATCAACAACAAACCTGATGGATCTTTAAAAGGCCACCTTTCTTGGGAAGAATGGAGGAGTTTCTGGTGTCGATGACCATGGCATGCTGAAGAAATTCAACATCATTAAAATCCACCATTCACTAATCTCTACAAGTCACGAAATGTTGTCAGCAAAATATTTAGAAACCCTGAATTAAGcactgaagagcagttttggCATGAACCCACTGATTATACACAGCTTTGTGAAACATCACAGCTAATTCAAAGCCTGCCGTAAATTCTCCAATGTAAATTATATGGCAAATACCGAAAGGGATGACTTGAGAGAATGCCCGCTTTCCTCCCGGACGGCAAAAGAGGCGGTGCGAGCCAGACAACCCAGCTCTCTCCACACCCCCTCCCACTTCAGGGTTTGGTTGGTCTTCCACAGAGGGAACTGTGGATAGATGACAACAGCAGTCGTGTTAAACAAAGTACAATCCAACACATGTGGAACTGTGAGTATGGTTGATGAGGACTCATTTTGTGTTCCACCTTCAGATTCTTACACTGTGTTATATCATCAGTATGGGATGTTCATTGCACTCTATGACTCTATTTGGAGATGAAGAATTTGCTTTTGCTGTTCCTGCTTTCTCTTAACCTTGATTAGCAGTTGTCAAGAGTTTGTCAACTTCCTGAGAACAGGCATCACCGAGTAACATCCTTCAACATAGCAACCTCTAACTATTAAAACTTCAAAAGATAATGAAGACTTTCTATATGGTAGTTAACAGATAAAACTGTAGAACTGTAGAAAATGTAAGTACTGTTAGGCTGTGACACATTTATAATATCTAGTAATATGGCACCAATTTTGCTTATATGGATTCCATGCAGTAAATGAGCATATAGCAACCAATGTTTGTGACATATCAACTCTCCTCACAACATAAGAGGCTCTGTGAAGTTCTGGGAAAGACTTCCATTAGTAACACCTCTTTCACTGTGGATTTCTCCATGAATGATTGTTGATTGTATTTACAATAAGGACAATTAGTCTAAAAGGAAGCCCAAACTCTTTGTACTTTAGGGGCCTTCCTCTAGCCAAAAACTGGACTTCAAGGTCCTTATCAGAACATTTTCATGCTTCCTCTTTAGCTCATTTTGTCACTAATGTCAGAATATAATTGAAACAGAAtatttaagaataaaaacaacattttagttGGTGAACAAATAGGCACACGAATAGGAACAAATATTTACGCTCAGCTCTCCAGAGATGCCTCGATCCGTCTCTCTCAGTGAACTCCATGGAAACTGACCTGTTACATTGTACATGTTGATTGTGacactgaaagtgaaaacagagaagaagaaacgtCAATCCCCCGCTAGGATTCCTTTGTGATTACACAATATGTCTGTCTATAGTTACTGCGTAACCTCCTAAATGATGGATCCAAATCTAAAGCTCAAGTACCAAATGTAaggtaaatgtaaatgtaatgtccCACCACAACCACCATGCCAAAGAGGGCAGTAATTAAACAGATTAATGCAATcctaatgaaatattttatatcaacattcatgtattcatgtaatATATGGATGGTATTATTTTGAACTTATATAGCAAAGGAATAATTCAAGGTTAGGTGATTAGATCTCAAGATATCTTTTATGAAGTCGTACAAATCTTACTTTCGTTCAAAGTGTCCCGGTTGGGGTTTGAAGAAGGACAGGCCGTAGGATGTCTCTTTGGTGCCGTAGGAGAACTGGAAGGTCATTTTCTCTGCCCGACCAAATACGTTAGGTAACTTCATGCCCAGTACCTGTAATTTAAGCAAAAAAGTGAGCTGGTTTTCTTTAGATTCATTCTGCATTAAGTTGCAACCAAATTAATaaactaacaaaaacatgaacagatTTAAGTCAAGGTTTAATACCTTTATCAAAATAAAGTATACCACTAAAATTACACCAGTGCTGCAAAACTGGAAATTATCTTTACAGAAAGAAATTGGTAAGCCAGTGTGTTGAGGCCAGTACAACACTGTGAGAAGATCCAAAACAGTATGTGGCCTGTGTAAAAGTGTATGTTGCATTGAGCCATCCTGGCGCTCACCATGCTTCCTTCATTGTTTCCAACCATGGTGTTGTAGCTGCCCGTCATCCGTCTCAGCTCAGTGACCTCAAAGGTCACATCGAGGCCGTTAGGAAGAGCACCCTCACCTTAGGAATGGACGACAGacatttaatcaaaattgtttgtttaaaacagcaacacataTCTCATGTGATGATGTATGTAATAGACAATTAGTGGCCGGATTTCATGgttcaaaacagaaaattaatcatccTAATTTGCATGATTATTTACAAAGAGCCTATGTATAATCATAAGAAAGTTATGTTTCTAAACAGTGCAGTGATAGACGGTACCTCGTGAGGTGTCGATAACAACTTCAACTTTTCTGAAGATACCGAGACGCAGCAGCTTCTGTCGGGCTTCATGGGACCTTTTCATTACCTTAAACAGCACAGTGAGCCTTATGTTAATGTCAGTCATAACAAGTACTTGTAGTGtatttgtatgtctgtgtttacatgcacctACATCAATTAAATTTTTTGCCCGGAAAACGTCTGCGATTTCATAAGTCAACAGGTCCTCTTTGGTTCTTCCGAGCCCGTCTATGTGCACTTGTTGGACTACAACCTGGAAATCAGGAGACACAAAGCACGTCAAGAatgtaaaaaacattattttaaatggaaaaaaatattacaaaaatattaTGACAGTTTTCTCTGTCTATGAAAGTGTGACAACTTTTATGCCAGTAAAGCTACAATTGGCTACCTTTTCagtttatgcttttttttctccaatattaaattaaaaaaacatttattttaaattgaattgaaaatgttaaatgtgataTTGATATGAGACTAGGAATCCCCTTAATCCATAGTGGGGAGTGTGGAGACAGGTGCAAGATTAATGTAATCTAGTGAGAGTCTTGTGTTATTAAATATGTGAAACAACACAGATCTTACATCCTTGTTTTCAAGAACTTCTTGCTTTGGCTCCTGCTCAATGTCTGGAGCCTCGATGTCGTCAGCGTGAACTCCCAGCTCAGGCCCCTGCATGGGCAGAGGGTCCAGgctctgaaacacaaagaaggagagaggaaaaactaATCACAATCAAAGAGCACACTTCAGATAAAACAGCATGGTGAATTCATTAAAACTTAAGGGACTACGAGATAAGAACCGTTGAAACGACTGAGGACACCGAGGTCATGTTTTTGGAAATATTTCAGAAAATTTGGGGGGTTAATAATGACATCATGAGGACAAACACATAttaaacatgtgttttttaggctgattataacttttttttgttcacgAAAATTGTTTTTAAGGTATTAATGcagtaagtaaaataaaactgaaaggaATGTACTATTCTCCATCACGGATACATGACTGGCAGCagattagggctgcaattaatgattatttttacaaCCAATGAATCTGCCAATTACTTTCTTGAATAATGAATTTGTCATTTGGTctaagatgacatcatcaaatgtcttgtattTCTCTGACCATCAGGAGAAGCTTAAAccagttgacatttttggttgtTAAAATAGGTTATATGATGAATgacttatcaaaatagttgctttCTGTCACACCATAATATatgcagataaaaagaaaatataattgagctgttgaatgaattaataaaatgttgtatttttaaagtaaaactttAACGTTTGGCGGGTGACACGCCTATTTCATTATCATATGAGCATTAGGAAAATGGAAGCTATGCtgacaaaaatgagaaatgttgtgcaggaaaaatatacataattaaaTTTGTGCTGAGACCAAAAAATAGGAAAATGAAggagttaaaaaataaaataagctcGTAAAAGATAAACAGAAGAGTACAATACATTaagtattatttcattttttatcaatTGATTGGTGgcaaagcaaaacacaaaaagctttttgcttttgcttATAGCTATATGGACAGGTTCtcaatttttaaagtctgtcttaaaacaacagtcaggtgtccatataaacactgaaatcgtccctcttgttcatactggctgttaaatgATCCCTTcggcagtctgagttagtcatatcaacacatttacatttacagtctctttagcatcagattccctctttgcatttcctcggacagtgtttccctgttgagctgcagcggaagtataataacaaaaagagggactttggcactaagaagactgtaacattgaaagatatctacttaatttgactaatttggacagctgaagcttcatatcatcttcagataaacgttttaatacatttttgtacagaagaaggctgtggattttgtcctccatcacttacattgtgaatACATTATGAAgtgatcttctaatggtcagtatgaacaggaggaatgattacagcaagaaaaaactatttcaacaTTCATTAGGGAACCTGAGTATTCCtttaagacagacagaaagctgTGAACCACTCCTTTAACCAACTGACTGAAGGTTAAAGGAAAAGTATGaagctttctgtctttttatacTCCATTTTAACCATTGAACAATAACAACAAGCAGCAACATTTGTCTATCCATTCAGCTATATTTTTGACTTATCTGAtatcattttacaacattttgtcagtttctgAGCTAAATATATGACCTCAGTATCTCTAAAAGCCTTGTCCAAGATGAAGGGACAGGAATAACCAATTAGCACAATGGTATTAACAACACTAAGTAGTAAGAGTGCAGTAAACACGCTGACTGCAGGGAGTGGAGGCATTAAGAGCATCTAAttacacacagcagacacagtgtCTCCACGGTTAGTTATAGAGTTAAAAACGGCCACATTTGGCAGGGATATTCATTCAGTATCTTCTCACAGAGCTTGACAGCCTGAACCTTgttgcatgtacagtatgtttgggCCTTTTCTTGCAGCACAGTCCCATAACtgactgaacacacagagaggttAAAGTCCTAGCTGACACGTCTAGCGCACTTTTCCTTACCCGGGCATGGACGGTGCCCATGCTGAGCTCCGCAGGGCGCTGTCCCGGTAAATATGCGAGAAACCTTTAGtggaaagaaacagaaactgaTTTAACCTACAAGTAACCGGAGAAAGGCGAAGGAGCTCCGTATAAGGAGGCTGCTGCGATGTCACTTCCTGAGTCTGACCACGCCCACTACTGGTGCGCGTTCAACGCCCCAACGgtgcaaaaataataataataataatgataataataataataataaagataaattacACTGATTTTATACCCTTGAAGTACCATTTTTAAATTACTAgctactttattttatttattattttttttccattctttatAATTCAGTTTTTAAGCAGCTGATTGACGTTTAAAATGGGAAATGGAGTTATTTACTTTACtggttttgtctgttttttgttttgtttgcccTGTTAAGTCTTTTTTATGTATGCAGCTGGTggtatttctttgtgtgtgcgtgtgtgtgtgtgttttgttttggttttttgtaaAGATGTTCTGTTGTTATTTGGTTTTTGTAGTTGTTAGCTAtgtattgttgttttatgtgcATGATTGTTAGGTCTTGTCTTTGTGCCAATATgtccaataaaaataaataacaaagatacattaaacagaatattaataaacatatattactactatattaaattatattactatattaattatattattacatttgt is drawn from Thunnus thynnus chromosome 5, fThuThy2.1, whole genome shotgun sequence and contains these coding sequences:
- the samm50 gene encoding sorting and assembly machinery component 50 homolog A isoform X1; protein product: MGTVHARSLDPLPMQGPELGVHADDIEAPDIEQEPKQEVLENKDVVVQQVHIDGLGRTKEDLLTYEIADVFRAKNLIDVMKRSHEARQKLLRLGIFRKVEVVIDTSRGEGALPNGLDVTFEVTELRRMTGSYNTMVGNNEGSMVLGMKLPNVFGRAEKMTFQFSYGTKETSYGLSFFKPQPGHFERNVTINMYNVTGQFPWSSLRETDRGISGELSFPLWKTNQTLKWEGVWRELGCLARTASFAVREESGHSLKSSLSHAMVIDTRNSSILPKKGGLLKIHQELAGYTGGDASFLKEDFEIQLNKTLFWDSVLSASLWGGLLLPIGEKPTSIADRFYLGGPTSIRGFSMYSMGPQSEGMAGDYLGGEAYWAGGLHLYTPLPFRPGKGGFGDLFRTHFFLNAGNLCNLNYGEGPQAHLKKLAECIRWSYGLGVVLRLGNIARLELNYCIPMGVQSGDRICDGVQFGAGIRFL
- the samm50 gene encoding sorting and assembly machinery component 50 homolog A isoform X2, encoding MGTVHARSLDPLPMQGPELGVHADDIEAPDIEQEPKQEVLENKDVVVQQVHIDGLGRTKEDLLTYEIADVFRAKNLIDVMKRSHEARQKLLRLGIFRKVEVVIDTSRGEGALPNGLDVTFEVTELRRMTGSYNTMVGNNEGSMVLGMKLPNVFGRAEKMTFQFSYGTKETSYGLSFFKPQPGHFERNVTINMYNVTGQFPWSSLRETDRGISGELSFPLWKTNQTLKWEGVWRELGCLARTASFAVREESGHSLKSSLSHAMVIDTRNSSILPKKGGLLKIHQELAGYTGGDASFLKEDFEIQLNKTLFWDSVLSASLWGGLLLPIGEKPTSIADRFYLGGPTSIRGFSMYSMGPQSEGDYLGGEAYWAGGLHLYTPLPFRPGKGGFGDLFRTHFFLNAGNLCNLNYGEGPQAHLKKLAECIRWSYGLGVVLRLGNIARLELNYCIPMGVQSGDRICDGVQFGAGIRFL